The nucleotide window ATTGCTGGAAAAGCCCACAAGGGTAGGGTCTTTAGAGGACTTACAAGCGCTGGAAAGAGGAGCAGAGGTCTGCTCAACAAGGGTAAGGGTGCCGAGAAGATTAGACCAAGCATTAGGGCCCACAACGGAAGAGGTAAGTGAAGTATTTGGCCTTCTTTTTTGTCCTCTTTTCTAATTAGTTTTGCCAAGCGTGTATTTTGAGAGTTAAAAGCTTTTAAACTATGTTTTCAATCAAATTTGGGGTGAGAAAGATGGCAAAGCTCCAGGCTCATCACATAAGAGTATCAACCTTTGCACATGCAACCGAAGACCCGGAGAAGGTTCTCGAAGCCATGGGGACTTTTTTTCCAGAGGATGTCCCCTCAGATGACATAGAATTTGAGATACTTGAGACCGAAGGCTACTTTGGAAATCCAATAAAGGTCATAAATGCCGAGGTGAGTAGGAGCAAAAGCGTCAGAAAGATGCTGGAGCACATCAAGGGACTTTTAAGCGAGGAGGATAAGAGGTACCTTTTAGAAAACCTCGAAGAAAAGGTTGATGACATGGGAACGTTTTTCATTCGCTTCAGCAAGCAGAAGGCATATCTGGGAGAAGCGGAGGTTAGCGAGGGAGAGGACGTCATCCAAGTTAAGATAAAGGTCAAAGCATTTCCAATGAGAAAGGAAAGTGTCGTGAAGGCCATCAGGGAGTGGTTGAGCGAATGAAGTGGGTTGAGATGGACATAAGAAGCGAGGAAGCTTATGGTAAAGCTAAAGAGTGGTACGATGAGGTGGTTTTTACAAAGAAAGTTTACCTAAAAGACTCTCCAAACTTTGATGAGCTTAAACACGAAGTTAGGGGGCTTAGTGAGAGGTATGGAAAAGTCGCACTGCTGATTGTTACGGAGAAGCCTTCCCTAGTGAGAGAAGTACAAAGAAGGATTTCCAATGCCCTCATCTACGTGCAGGGAGGAAATCTGAGAGTTGTTAGATTTGCAATAGAGAACAGGGTTGATGCTGTGATAGCTCCAGAATACAGGAGAAAAGATTCCGGTTTTGACCACGTTCTTGCAAGGCTAGCAGCTAAAAACAACGTTGCCATAGGCTTTTCTCTCGCTCCTCTGCTAAGGGCAACCCCCTATGAGCGGGCAAACATATTGAAGTTTATGATGAAAAACTGGCAGCTCGTTGAGAAGTACAAAGCTCCCAGATTTTTAACTTCATCAGCAGAATCCAAGTGGGAAGTAC belongs to Thermococcus bergensis and includes:
- a CDS encoding Ribonuclease P protein component 3, with protein sequence MKWVEMDIRSEEAYGKAKEWYDEVVFTKKVYLKDSPNFDELKHEVRGLSERYGKVALLIVTEKPSLVREVQRRISNALIYVQGGNLRVVRFAIENRVDAVIAPEYRRKDSGFDHVLARLAAKNNVAIGFSLAPLLRATPYERANILKFMMKNWQLVEKYKAPRFLTSSAESKWEVRSPRDLMSLGISIGMEIPQAKASLSFYPERMLKKVETG
- a CDS encoding RNA-binding protein is translated as MAKLQAHHIRVSTFAHATEDPEKVLEAMGTFFPEDVPSDDIEFEILETEGYFGNPIKVINAEVSRSKSVRKMLEHIKGLLSEEDKRYLLENLEEKVDDMGTFFIRFSKQKAYLGEAEVSEGEDVIQVKIKVKAFPMRKESVVKAIREWLSE